Proteins from one Setaria italica strain Yugu1 chromosome V, Setaria_italica_v2.0, whole genome shotgun sequence genomic window:
- the LOC105914437 gene encoding uncharacterized protein LOC105914437, with translation MPQGSARDAPQESARSAPRRSTAPAPSVAPETQEQRSGDKRPLPDALGSASGSEAKRARRPCSGGTAAPRGLVLQLAPKKALWVSSANVGRTAVPPAASGGVPGEVTGPATEAAPVMATGGVAAPSGAREGVDPAPPSASLVNLSVQSVAP, from the exons atgccccaggggtcggcgcgggacgctccccagGAGTCAGCGCGGAGCGCTCCCCGGAGGTCCACAGCGCCCGCCCCCTCCGTCGCGCCTGAGACTCAAGAGCAGCGGagtggcgacaagcggccgttgCCGGATGCCCTGGGGTCAGCGTCCGGCtccgaggcgaagcgcgcgcgtCGTCCTTGCTCCGGAGGAAC cgccgccccccgtggTCTTgtcctgcagctggcgcccaagaaggcacTGTGGGTGTCGTCCGCCAATGTGGGGCGGACCGCAgtcccgcccgcggcgagcggcggggtccccGGTGAGGTCACGGGTCCCGCCACGGAAGCGGCCCCCGTGATGGCGACCGGCGGAGTGGCGGCGCCATCGGGCGCGAGAGAGGGCGTGGACCCCGCTCCGCCTTCTGCTTCCCTGGTCAACCTCTCGGTGCAGAGCGTCGCTCCCTAG
- the LOC101778424 gene encoding uncharacterized protein LOC101778424: MEIIVASFWSERPPLPSRLYVHCPELESSAFSQLPRILRVVEGLILFRVAIRCREPILYEECDYFIYHVDSASLNGIPNPSPFFIRDDEIGLLPRGNHYTVAALVPTSDDEVFTLHLLQSEIGRWTSKDVSLEAPQSEFPMEIPRDTDACRLLSHTTNTVITLGGEDGTMGWVDLWRGILLCDVLLPAPKLRGVPLPLPRAMYLPNGESRIKFRSPKLYRGIAFSKEKRCLRFVDLDTTYKRLPASDKERGIPTYRFEGWEITKWSNCNLTNSFEDWQADYPPIHANDIKLNEQMQKQMLEYQLLWPKAPSQGNSVAADPGRNLENVTVFLPTPSMDDSNVVFLIAKAEFRQPKAYVLEVDMGNRQLKGVTEFGTEREPCASVIRCHGSVSRV, encoded by the coding sequence ATGGAGATAATCGTGGCGTCCTTCTGGAGTGAGCGCCCACCGCTCCCCTCCCGCCTGTACGTGCACTGCCCCGAACTGGAATCCAGCGCCTTCTCGCAGCTTCCCCGCATCCTGCGCGTGGTGGAAGGCCTAATCCTCTTCCGCGTCGCCATCCGCTGCCGTGAGCCCATCCTCTATGAGGAGTGCGACTACTTCATCTACCATGTCGACAGCGCGTCGCTTAACGGAATCCCCAACCCCAGCCCTTTCTTCATCCGTGACGACGAGATCGGCCTCCTACCTCGGGGTAACCACTACACCGTCGCCGCGCTGGTGCCCACAAGCGACGATGAGGTGTTCACGCTTCACTTGTTACAATCAGAGATCGGGAGGTGGACATCCAAGGATGTGTCTCTGGAGGCGCCACAGAGCGAGTTCCCAATGGAGATCCCAAGGGATACGGATGCTTGTCGGCTTTTGAGTCATACCACAAACACCGTGATCACGCTTGGGGGTGAAGACGGTACCATGGGCTGGGTCGATCTCTGGAGGGGTATCCTTCTCTGCGATGTGCTCCTCCCCGCCCCCAAGCTCCGAGGCGTGCCTTTGCCGTTGCCGAGGGCAATGTATCTACCTAATGGTGAGTCTCGGATCAAGTTTAGATCTCCAAAGCTGTACCGGGGAATTGCCTTCAGCAAGGAAAAGCGTTGCCTCAGGTTTGTTGATTTGGATACCACCTACAAACGCCTTCCTGCTTCAGACAAGGAAAGAGGGATACCCACTTATAGATTTGAAGGATGGGAGATCACCAAATGGAGCAACTGCAATCTGACCAATTCCTTTGAGGACTGGCAGGCTGACTACCCGCCAATCCACGCAAACGACATCAAGTTAAATGAACAGATGCAAAAGCAAATGCTGGAGTACCAACTGCTGTGGCCGAAGGCACCATCACAGGGCAACAGTGTGGCTGCCGACCCAGGGCGAAACTTGGAGAACGTCACTGTTTTTCTACCCACTCCCAGCATGGATGATTCAAATGTTGTCTTCTTGATTGCCAAGGCTGAATTCCGGCAGCCTAAGGCATATGTTCTTGAAGTTGACATGGGAAACAGACAACTGAAAGGTGTGACTGAGTTTGGAACTGAAAGGGAACCATGTGCCAGTGTCATCCGTTGCCATGGTAGTGTCTCCCGAGTATGA